The Leptospiraceae bacterium genome includes the window CGCCTAACGTATGCTTCTCCTTCTTCCTTCCCTAAAATTTGAGTACGTAAATCTTTTAATTTTTCTTCTTTTTCTTTCTCCGATAGACTTCCGTTCTTAGAAAGAAATTCTTGGGCTTTTTGTTCGTAATCTTTGATCTTATTATCTTCTGTGAGTGACTCTTCTTTTGCCTTTTGCATTTTGTCTGCAACTTCTTTTCCAAAATACTTTATTTGCAAATTGTAAATTTTAGAATCTTTTTCCTGAGAATTTAATTTATTTAGCTCTTCTTCTCTTAATAAAATTTCTGTTTGAAAGTTGTCGAATTTATCTTCTCTCGACACCATAGCTTCGTAATAGCTACCGTACAATTTTCTTTTTAAGGTTTCATAGTTTTTTACTCTATCATTTCCATTCATCTTTCTAGAAGTATTGATAAAGTTTTTACCAGCATCCATAAACTCAACCTTGGATTCTTCCATTCCAAAAATCAAGTCCGCATTTTCGTTTTTGAGAATTTCTCTTCTTTTTTTCTTGAGAATTTCGTATCTTTCCTCAAAGCTCATGTTGGGGTTTATTTCCATTTGGCGAATTTCATTTTCATACCTAAAATAGCTTCGAAATAAATTTTTCATGGAATCTCTTTCAGGAGGCTGGTAGTGAGAATCAATGTAGGATAAAATAGAGTTGTCGCATTGCTCAGGTCCATAGTTTTCAGGGCATTTTCCACGCATTGCCCATACTTCCCATACAAAGTTTATCTCTCCTGTTTTTAATTTTTCGATAAACTCACCATAAGAAATTGAATTATTGTCTCCAAATAGGCTTTCTTGGTTATCGTAATTTCCCCTTCCCAAAGGAAATATATTCAAATCTTCCTTACTATCTGAATTCATGGAAAATTTATCCTTTTTTTTATCTCCAGATTCATTTCTCATCGCCCAATTAATCGTAAAATAAATAAGTATGACACCGATAAGTACGCCAAAAGTGATGAAAATTTTTTTGTTCATGATTTAACTCTCTTAAAAGAAGAATAGGGGGAAGAAAAAAAGTGAGGCAAGTAAAAATTTGCCTCACTTGTATAGGTAGTGATTAATAACCTCTACCAGTTTTTGCGATATTCATATACCAGCCTTGAACATCGAAGTAGTTTTGACCTGACCACTCAAAATTTGTAGCTTGTAAGTGATCGATTCCGGTAGCATACCATTTAGAAGAAGGAGTGCCTTTCCAAGTTCCCCATTTCTGAGAAGTCAAAGGAACAACCCCATCATTTTCTCCGCCAAGGCTATAGTAAAGACCGCCCGCCCAAGTAATTGGATGAGTAAGTGCCATAATTGGGTGTTGAATGATGTCAGCCCAAGCCATGCTGGATCCGTAAGAGAAATATTTCATTCCAGAAACATTTGGAGTAGAATTATTAAAAGAAGCAACATAAGTAGTAGTTAAAGACTGGCCCATTGCAATCGCATCTTGTGGACGGCCATCTCTATATACTAACCTTGCAAGTAAACTAAGTGCAGAATTAGCAAACGGTTGGAGCCAGCTTGGTATTGCAGCAAGGACAATGTTTGCCATCGGAGCGCCCTTGTGGAGTGAATTTACCGTTGAAACAGAGGCAACTTTGCTTGCATAACCAAGGTTAGCAACGATATAACGAACTACTAATCCACCCTGGGAGTGTCCGACTAAATGAACTTTGGTACAACCGTTTGCAGGCATCCATGTATCTAAGTAAGAT containing:
- a CDS encoding lipase, which gives rise to MNKKIFITFGVLIGVILIYFTINWAMRNESGDKKKDKFSMNSDSKEDLNIFPLGRGNYDNQESLFGDNNSISYGEFIEKLKTGEINFVWEVWAMRGKCPENYGPEQCDNSILSYIDSHYQPPERDSMKNLFRSYFRYENEIRQMEINPNMSFEERYEILKKKRREILKNENADLIFGMEESKVEFMDAGKNFINTSRKMNGNDRVKNYETLKRKLYGSYYEAMVSREDKFDNFQTEILLREEELNKLNSQEKDSKIYNLQIKYFGKEVADKMQKAKEESLTEDNKIKDYEQKAQEFLSKNGSLSEKEKEEKLKDLRTQILGKEEGEAYVRRKAIEELDKSVKK
- a CDS encoding lipase, with amino-acid sequence MKLMVLILAFVMPAFSSLSAQTKPLTGMCITLVHGILGFDDTTGMAAGLVKYWGGLDGYLRNQGAKVSTPGSSAANSLAVRSSQIKSYLDTWMPANGCTKVHLVGHSQGGLVVRYIVANLGYASKVASVSTVNSLHKGAPMANIVLAAIPSWLQPFANSALSLLARLVYRDGRPQDAIAMGQSLTTTYVASFNNSTPNVSGMKYFSYGSSMAWADIIQHPIMALTHPITWAGGLYYSLGGENDGVVPLTSQKWGTWKGTPSSKWYATGIDHLQATNFEWSGQNYFDVQGWYMNIAKTGRGY